From the Paenibacillus sp. FSL H8-0548 genome, one window contains:
- the noc gene encoding nucleoid occlusion protein: MKEQFSRLFGLSEQRIPQEEVRQIPITEIDTSPFQPRTIFDDDRIEELCQTIKTHGVIQPIVVRMRNGRYEIIAGERRWRAVTKLGYDTIPGIVREFNDSQTASIALIENLQREGLSAIEEAVAYQKLIELHQLTQESLAQRLGKSQSTIANKLRLLMLNDTIKSALMERKITERHARALLSLDNEELQLKVLDEIITKELNVKQTEVRIAFLKESTKLKKAKRISFTKDVRLALNTIRQSIEMVSGSGLQIKTNEKDHDDHYEIIIQIPKR; the protein is encoded by the coding sequence ATGAAAGAACAATTTTCTCGATTGTTCGGCCTGTCCGAGCAGCGTATACCGCAAGAAGAAGTTCGGCAAATTCCGATTACTGAAATCGATACGAGCCCTTTTCAGCCACGAACAATTTTTGATGACGACCGAATTGAAGAATTGTGCCAGACGATAAAAACTCATGGTGTTATTCAGCCTATCGTGGTTCGTATGCGTAATGGTAGATATGAAATTATTGCGGGAGAACGCCGTTGGCGTGCTGTTACTAAGCTTGGTTATGATACAATTCCAGGCATCGTTCGTGAGTTCAATGATTCACAAACAGCATCCATCGCTTTAATTGAAAATCTTCAAAGGGAAGGCCTTTCCGCTATTGAAGAGGCTGTTGCATATCAAAAGTTGATTGAGCTTCATCAATTAACACAAGAGAGCTTAGCTCAACGCCTTGGGAAGAGCCAATCTACCATCGCTAATAAATTGCGGCTATTAATGTTAAACGATACGATCAAGTCAGCATTAATGGAACGGAAAATTACCGAACGTCATGCAAGAGCATTGTTATCATTGGATAATGAAGAACTTCAACTTAAAGTATTAGATGAAATTATAACAAAGGAATTGAATGTTAAGCAGACAGAGGTAAGAATTGCTTTCCTCAAGGAATCTACAAAGCTTAAGAAAGCAAAACGTATTTCTTTCACGAAGGATGTTCGTTTAGCGCTTAATACCATAAGGCAATCTATTGAAATGGTTTCCGGCTCAGGCCTTCAAATTAAAACAAATGAAAAGGATCATGATGATCATTACGAAATCATCATTCAGATCCCTAAACGATAG